From the genome of Dryobates pubescens isolate bDryPub1 chromosome 5, bDryPub1.pri, whole genome shotgun sequence, one region includes:
- the FAM98B gene encoding protein FAM98B, which translates to MRELPAGPGMECDILDALEALGYTGPLLEEEALSKAAENGLSSAEFLELCVWLGSQIKALCDMEESITPADGGKDIESFQLEVSSFLREMACPYSSLTSGDIKDRLREKEDCLKLLLFLSTELQALKILHSKAVKGSPLEKHSEISQELQAICGALGLSNLSASDVPLLLTHVEQKIKDILSKVQKNHVGKSLLTKPLSSEQVERLERINEALRSEYECRRRMLVKRLDVTVQSFGWSDRAKVRTDDIARIYQPRRYALCPKSSVSLAHLLAAREDLSKIIRTSSGSTREHTACAINKVLMGRVPDRGGRPTEIEPPPPEMPPWQKRQEGGGRGGWGGGGGGRGNWGGGGGRGGGGGGGFGGGGGFGGGGGFGGGGFRGGGRGGGNFQGGRGDYGGRGGGYGGRGGYGDPYGGRGGGGYRRY; encoded by the exons GTACACAGGAcccctgctggaggaggaagccctgagcaaggcagcagagaatGGGTTATCATCAGCAGAGTTCCTTGAGCTTTGTGTCTGGCTGGGCTCCCAGATCAAGGCTCTCTGTGACATGGAGGAGAGCATCACTCCAGCAGATG GTGGCAAGGACATAGAGAGCTTCCAGCTGGAGGTTAGCAGCTTTCTGAGGGAAATGGCCTGCCCCTACTCATCACTGACCTCTGGAGACATCaaggacagattgagagagaaggaagattgCCTCAAGCTCCTCT TGTTTCTGAGCACAGAGCTTCAGGCTTTGAAGATCCTGCACAGCAAGGCAGTGAAGGGCTCCCCCTTGGAAAAGCACAGTGAGatctcccaggagctgcaagcCATCTGTGGTGCCCTGGGCCTGTCAAACCTCTCAGCTTCTGATGTTCCTCTCTTGTTAACCCATGTGGAGCAAAAG ATCAAAGACATCCTCTCCAAAGTCCAGAAGAACCACGTGGGGAAATCCCTGCTCACAAAACCTCTGAGCTCAGAGCAAGTG gaaaggctggagaggatcAACGAGGCCCTGCGCAGCGAGTACGAGTGCCGGCGGCGCATGCTGGTCAAGAGGCTGGATGTGACCGTGCAGTCCTTTGGCTGGTCTGACAGAGCCAAG gtCAGGACAGACGACATCGCCAGGATCTACCAGCCCAGGCGCTACGCCCTGTGCCCGAAGTCCTCTGTCAGCCTGGCAcacctgctggctgccagggaggacctctccaagatcatcagaaCAAGCAGTGGCTCAACAAGGGagcacacagcctgtgccaTCAACAAg GTGCTGATGGGCAGAGTGCCTGACCGTGGGGGCAGGCCCACAGAGATTGAACCCCCCCCTCCTGAAATGCctccctggcagaagagacaggaaggtggtggaagaggtggctggggaggagggggtggaggaAGGGGCAactggggaggtggagggggtaggggaggaggaggtgggggtgggtttggaggaggaggaggctttgGAGGTGGGGGTGGCTTTGGAGGTGGGGGGTtcagaggtggtggaagaggTGGGGGGAACTTccaagggggcaggggggattatggtggcagggggggagggtaTGGTGGCAGAGGAGGCTATGGTGATCCCTATggtggaaggggaggaggaggctacAGGAGATACTAA